A genome region from Lucilia cuprina isolate Lc7/37 chromosome 3, ASM2204524v1, whole genome shotgun sequence includes the following:
- the LOC111678611 gene encoding lysophosphatidylcholine acyltransferase isoform X2, whose protein sequence is MFACIGLYGTTVEEINKRPITGWRKNIQYLVASCMRMLYASGSFHYITYKGERASAKEAPILVVAPHSSYVDSIIVAATNPPAIVAKRETSEIPLLGKIINYAQPIYVQREDPNSRQTTIREIVNRARSDEDWPQVVIFAEGTCTNRKALIKFKGGAFYPGVPVQPVLLKYPNKFDTFTWTWDGPGVLRLLWMTMASFYSRCEIEYLPVYVPSEEEKADPNLYARNVREVMAKSLGVPTSEYSFEDVIMMSRARDIKIPISGDIVEIERTLHILGLLTSDCVNELTNKFKNIPNSDKLDVITFSELLNVNLKNSNLHHLFSILDYRHMGTVSLKNFILCCLFCKYSNVETIEFLKLVKNLYTETDSFTCQQFAKLMRHSGKLTPKQIETLFVKIDQTNKGSITFDEFDKYCRDKSQYTFLYKKHDHIRRKIIKS, encoded by the exons ATGTTTGCCTGTATTGGTTTGTATGGCACAACAGTCGAGGAAATAAATAAACGACCTATTACAGGTTGGCGCAA aaatattcaatatttagtAGCTAGCTGCATGCGCATGTTATATGCATCTGGTTCATTTCACTATATAACCTACAAAGGTGAAAGAGCAAGCGCGAAAGAAGCTCCAATTTTAGTAGTGGCACCACATTCATCATATGTCGATTCAATTATTGTGGCAGCAACTAATCCACCAGCTATTGTGGCTAAACGGGAAACTTCAGAAATACCATTGTTGGGAA aaatcatCAATTATGCCCAACCCATATATGTACAAAGAGAAGATCCTAATTCTCGACAAACCACAATAAGAGAAATAGTTAACCGTGCCAGATCCGATGAAGATTGGCCACAAGTAGTCATATTTGCCGAGGGCACATGTACAAATCGTAAAGCTTTGATTAAATTTAAGGGTGGTGCTTTCTATCCGGGAGTACCAGTACAGCCGGTGTTATTGAAATATCCCAATAAATTTGACACCTTTACCTGGACCTGGGATGGACCAGGAGT atTACGTCTTTTATGGATGACTATGGCTTCGTTTTATAGCCGCTGTGAAATCGAATATTTACCTGTTTATGTACCCTCTGAAGAAGAAAAAGCTGATCCTAATTTATATGCAAGAAATGTTAGAGAAGTTATGGCCAA ATCTTTAGGTGTACCCACTTCAGAATATTCATTTGAAGATGTTATTATGATGAGCAGAGCTCGTGATATAAAAATACCCATATCTGGTGATATTGTAGAAATCGAAAGAACTCTACATATTTTagg acTTTTAACCTCAGACTGTGTCAACGAAttgacaaataaatttaaaaacataccaAATAGTGATAAACTAGATGTCATCACATTCTCagaattattaaatgttaatttaaaaaattccaatttacATCATCTATTCAGCATTTTGGATTAT CGTCATATGGGCACTGTTAGTTTGAAGAATTTCATTTTATGTTGCCTGTTTTGCAAGTACAGCAATGTGGAGactattgaatttttaaaacttgttaagAAT CTTTACACTGAAACGGATAGTTTTACATGCCAGCAATTCGCAAAACTAATGAGACATTCTGGTAAATTGACGCCCAAACAAATTGAAacactatttgttaaaattgatCAAACAAACAAGGGCAGTATTACTTTCG ATGAATTCGATAAATATTGTCGCGACAAATCGCAATATACTTTCTTGTACAAAAAACATGATCACATAagaaggaaaataattaaatcataa
- the LOC111678606 gene encoding glutamine synthetase 2 cytoplasmic — MSNRILEDSPNAHINKTILDRYLSLPLKENIVQATYVWIDGTGEDLRCKDRTLDFIPEKPSDLPIWNYDGSSCYQAKGSNSDTYLHPVAIYRDPFRRGNNILVMCDTYKFDGTPTDTNHRKTCLEVVNKCLDEEPWFGIEQEYTFLDFDGHPLGWPKNGFPGPQGPYYCGVGANKVYARDVVDAHYRACLYAGIKISGTNAEVMPAQWEYQVGPCLGISVGDDLWMSRFLLHRIAEEFGIVATLDPKPVPGDWNGAGAHTNISTKTMREDGGIKEIEKAVAKMSKHHDRHIRAYDPKQGQDNARRLTGHHETSSINDFSAGVANRGCSIRIPRGVNDEGKGYFEDRRPSSNCDPYAVVEAILRTICLNE; from the exons ATGTCGAATAGAATTTTGGAAGATTCACCCAATGCTCACATTAACAAAACGATTTTAGATCGTTATTTAAGTTTGCCTTTGAAAGAGAACATCGTTCAGGCTACTTATGTCTGGATTGATGGTACTGGCGAAGATTTACGTTGCAAGGATCGTACTTTGGATTTTATTCCCGAGAAACCAAGTG atCTTCCCATTTGGAATTATGATGGCAGTTCTTGTTATCAAGCTAAGGGATCCAATTCCGATACCTATTTACATCCCGTAGCCATTTATCGTGATCCCTTCCGTCGCGGCAATAATATTTTGGTTATGTGTGATACCTATAAATTTGACGGCACTCCCACCGATACAAATCATCGTAAAACTTGTCTAGAAGTTGTCAATAAATGTTTGGATGAAGAACCTTGGTTTGGTATTGAACAAGAGTATACATTCCTTGATTTTGATGGTCATCCATTGGGCTGGCCCAAGAATGGTTTCCCTGGACCCCAGGGGCCCTACTATTGTGGTGTGGGTGCTAATAag GTTTATGCCCGTGATGTAGTGGATGCTCATTATAGAGCTTGTTTATATGCTGGCATCAAAATTTCCGGCACCAATGCAGAGGTGATGCCAGCCCAATGGGAATATCAGGTAGGACCCTGTTTGGGCATTTCAGTGGGTGATGATTTATGGATGTCTAGATTTTTATTACATCGCATAGCTGAAGAATTTGGA aTTGTAGCTACTTTAGATCCCAAGCCCGTGCCTGGTGACTGGAACGGTGCTGGTGCCCACACCAACATCTCTACCAAGACCATGCGTGAAGATGGTGGCATTAAGGAAATTGAAAAGGCTGTTGCCAAAATGTCTAAACATCATGATCGTCACATTCGTGCCTATGATCCCAAACAGGGTCAAGATAATGCTCGTCGTTTGACTGGCCATCATGAGACTAGTTCCATTAATGACTTTAGTGCTGGTGTAGCCAATCGTGGCTGTTCCATACGCATACCTCGTGGTGTCAACGATGAGGGCAAAGGCTACTTTGAAGATCGTCGTCCTAGCTCTAACTGTGATCCCTACGCTGTAGTTGAGGCCATTTTGCGCACAATCTGTTTAAATGAATAG